Proteins encoded within one genomic window of Conchiformibius steedae:
- the moaA gene encoding GTP 3',8-cyclase MoaA, which produces MINHAPLTDPFARRLSYLRLSVTDLCNYRCSYCLPNGYQGKAKADELSLPEIHTLVEAFARSGTRKIRLTGGEATLRRDLPDIIAACRARLEIRSIALTTNAHRLGKHFAQYRAAGLDKINVSLDSFRADVFRRITGKNECDTILHDVEQILDSGFYQIKINTLLLREHAEQTFADALEYVRRRPLTLRFIELMQTGDNHALFAAQHLSAGSLEQRLLREGWQLLPRDADAGPAREYRHRDFAGGIGFIAPYSQDFCKNCNRLRVSAQGKMHLCLFGGVAYDLRPHLHNGDADALMAQLREWVAHKPEHHFLHNKNFGLIRDLSMIGG; this is translated from the coding sequence ATGATCAACCATGCGCCGCTGACTGACCCGTTTGCCCGCCGTTTAAGCTATTTGCGCCTGTCGGTAACCGATTTGTGCAACTACCGTTGCAGCTATTGTCTGCCCAACGGTTATCAGGGCAAAGCCAAAGCAGACGAATTAAGCCTGCCCGAAATTCATACTTTAGTCGAAGCCTTTGCCCGCAGCGGCACGCGCAAAATCCGTTTGACCGGCGGCGAAGCCACTTTGCGCCGCGACCTGCCCGACATTATCGCCGCCTGCCGCGCCCGTCTCGAAATCCGCAGCATCGCGCTTACCACCAACGCCCACCGTTTGGGCAAACATTTTGCCCAGTACCGTGCCGCAGGCTTGGACAAAATCAACGTCAGCTTGGACAGCTTCCGCGCCGACGTGTTCCGCCGCATCACCGGCAAAAACGAATGCGACACCATTTTGCACGATGTGGAACAGATTTTAGACAGCGGTTTTTACCAAATTAAAATCAACACTCTATTGCTGCGCGAACACGCGGAACAAACCTTTGCTGATGCTTTAGAGTATGTGCGCCGCCGTCCGCTGACGCTGCGTTTTATTGAGCTGATGCAAACGGGCGACAACCATGCCCTGTTTGCCGCGCAACACCTGTCGGCAGGCAGCTTGGAACAGCGTTTGTTGCGCGAAGGCTGGCAGCTGCTGCCGCGTGATGCCGATGCCGGCCCCGCGCGTGAATACCGCCACCGCGATTTTGCCGGCGGCATCGGTTTTATCGCGCCCTACAGCCAAGATTTCTGTAAAAACTGCAACCGTTTGCGCGTTTCGGCGCAGGGTAAAATGCACTTGTGTCTGTTTGGCGGTGTGGCATACGATTTGCGCCCCCATCTGCACAACGGCGATGCCGATGCGCTGATGGCACAGTTGCGAGAATGGGTGGCACACAAACCCGAACATCATTTTTTACACAATAAAAACTTTGGCTTAATCCGCGATTTATCCATGATTGGCGGCTGA
- the moaD gene encoding molybdopterin converting factor subunit 1: MNLTVKSFTVLYFAALREQAGCDSETVSSDAATPAELYAELRSRHDFDLNQTQLRPAVNHAFGDWQQPLNHGDTVAFIPPVSGG; this comes from the coding sequence ATGAATTTAACCGTTAAATCCTTTACCGTGCTGTATTTTGCCGCCTTGCGCGAACAGGCAGGCTGCGACAGCGAAACCGTGTCGTCTGATGCCGCCACCCCTGCCGAACTGTATGCCGAACTGCGCTCGCGCCATGATTTTGATTTAAACCAAACGCAGTTGCGCCCTGCCGTCAATCACGCCTTTGGCGATTGGCAGCAGCCTTTAAACCACGGCGACACCGTTGCCTTTATTCCGCCCGTATCCGGAGGCTGA
- the mobA gene encoding molybdenum cofactor guanylyltransferase, with protein sequence MPADPLLILCGGRSSRMGSPKPLLPWQNRTLIDTHIAAARRPVWLAADGTRFTDSPRAEYLPDSLPDKQGALSAIAPALQHARSQGFNGVYVFACDTLLHPERVAALLHTAAHTPAWREGVVMLAHGAHSLPLLAHWSAQLASALTNDVAAGQRRVHGWLAQQTTAQVPLPAAEQPLANFNTPEEFAAARAAWQALHPSTFLIPNHAPTHPPERTRTQPNG encoded by the coding sequence ATGCCTGCCGACCCGCTGTTGATTTTGTGCGGCGGACGCAGCAGCCGCATGGGTTCGCCCAAACCGTTGCTGCCGTGGCAAAACCGCACCCTGATTGACACACACATTGCCGCCGCGCGCCGTCCCGTGTGGCTGGCGGCAGACGGCACACGTTTTACCGACAGCCCCCGCGCCGAATACCTGCCCGACAGCCTGCCCGACAAACAAGGCGCATTGTCTGCCATTGCCCCTGCCCTGCAACACGCCCGCAGCCAAGGTTTTAACGGCGTATATGTGTTTGCCTGCGATACCTTGTTACACCCCGAACGCGTGGCTGCGCTGCTGCACACCGCCGCCCACACCCCCGCATGGCGCGAAGGCGTGGTCATGCTGGCACACGGCGCACACAGTTTGCCCCTGCTGGCACATTGGTCGGCGCAGCTTGCCTCCGCTTTGACAAATGATGTTGCCGCAGGACAACGGCGCGTACACGGCTGGCTGGCGCAACAAACCACCGCCCAAGTCCCCCTACCTGCCGCCGAACAGCCTTTAGCCAATTTTAATACCCCCGAAGAATTTGCCGCCGCCCGTGCCGCGTGGCAAGCCCTACACCCTTCAACTTTTTTGATTCCAAACCATGCCCCAACTCACCCACCTGAACGAACACGGACACAGCCAAATGGTTGA
- the moaB gene encoding molybdenum cofactor biosynthesis protein B — MSKPAPAFRPLNIHVLTVTDTRSFKEDGSGDYLCQALQNGGHSLHSRDLCRDELYDIRARVAVAIANPEIDVVLVTGGTGMFDRDVTPDAVACLFDKSIPGFGEMFRAVSYQEIGMSTIQSRAVAGMANRTLIFCLPGSTNACRTAWEKVIAPQLDPRLESCGFTRVFNAWQAA; from the coding sequence ATGTCCAAACCCGCCCCCGCCTTCCGCCCCTTAAACATCCATGTGCTCACCGTTACCGACACCCGCAGCTTTAAAGAAGACGGCAGCGGCGATTATCTGTGCCAAGCCCTGCAAAACGGCGGACACAGCCTGCATTCGCGCGATTTGTGCCGCGACGAGTTATACGATATCCGCGCCCGTGTTGCCGTTGCCATTGCCAACCCTGAAATTGACGTGGTGCTGGTAACGGGCGGAACGGGTATGTTTGACCGCGATGTGACCCCTGATGCGGTTGCCTGCCTGTTTGACAAAAGCATTCCGGGCTTTGGCGAGATGTTCCGCGCCGTTTCCTATCAGGAAATCGGTATGTCCACCATTCAGTCCCGCGCCGTGGCGGGCATGGCAAACCGCACCTTGATTTTTTGTCTGCCCGGCTCAACCAACGCCTGCCGCACCGCTTGGGAAAAAGTGATTGCGCCCCAGCTTGACCCGCGTTTGGAAAGCTGCGGTTTTACCCGCGTGTTTAATGCGTGGCAGGCTGCCTGA
- the moaC gene encoding cyclic pyranopterin monophosphate synthase MoaC, whose amino-acid sequence MPQLTHLNEHGHSQMVDVSDKQPSLRVARAEGTVFFPPEVYAHIQTTNGQTAKGAITDIARVAGIMAAKNTAQIIPMCHPMMLERCKLHFAYHDHNHSLHITAETAVTHKTGVEMEALAAVSAAALTVYDMTKALSHDIEISHIRLLHKSGGKHEFNR is encoded by the coding sequence ATGCCCCAACTCACCCACCTGAACGAACACGGACACAGCCAAATGGTTGACGTATCCGACAAACAGCCTTCCCTGCGCGTTGCCCGCGCTGAAGGCACGGTATTTTTTCCGCCCGAAGTGTATGCCCATATCCAAACCACCAACGGTCAAACCGCCAAAGGCGCGATTACCGACATTGCCCGCGTGGCAGGCATTATGGCCGCCAAAAACACCGCGCAAATCATTCCCATGTGCCACCCGATGATGTTGGAACGCTGCAAGCTGCATTTTGCCTACCACGACCACAACCACAGCCTGCACATCACCGCCGAAACCGCCGTTACCCACAAAACCGGCGTAGAAATGGAAGCCTTGGCCGCCGTTTCCGCCGCCGCGCTCACCGTGTACGATATGACAAAAGCCTTAAGCCACGATATTGAAATCAGCCACATCCGCTTACTGCACAAATCGGGAGGCAAACATGAATTTAACCGTTAA
- the glp gene encoding gephyrin-like molybdotransferase Glp has protein sequence MPLTPVAELQKQMRERIARCRRLPESETVAVAHAVGRVLAQDVLAPACLPHADLSAMDGYALPEAAAAGSVWKVAGESAAGHPFTGSLNEGECIRIMTGAVVPPSCRTVLVQEHTEYADGCITLTHDVADRANIRYRGEEIAAGSRVLNKGRIVREADVLLLAALGLGEVSVYRKIKVAVLSTGDELCEVGTPAPSEGCIYDSNRPMLMARLAQFPIEIVDLKQVPDNLEEVLHVLDDAAQNHDAVITSGGVSVGDYDYMREAVIRLGAIHHYQVAMKPGKPFVFGQMLQAWYFGLPGNPISGFVGFDVFLKNALWQLCGAEELPEPLRFTATLACDVRKSGGRTEFQRALIRMDEAGNWLAEPCGAQDSHRIYGISRANAYMILPADSPSLPAGSHVTVQPFDGAFL, from the coding sequence ATGCCGCTAACCCCCGTTGCCGAACTGCAAAAACAGATGCGCGAACGCATCGCCCGCTGCCGCCGTCTGCCCGAATCTGAAACCGTTGCCGTTGCCCATGCGGTGGGACGGGTGTTGGCGCAAGATGTGCTTGCGCCTGCCTGTCTGCCCCATGCCGATTTGTCGGCGATGGACGGTTATGCACTGCCTGAAGCGGCGGCGGCAGGCAGCGTGTGGAAAGTGGCGGGCGAATCGGCGGCAGGACACCCGTTTACAGGCAGTCTGAACGAAGGCGAATGTATCCGCATTATGACGGGCGCAGTCGTGCCGCCAAGCTGCCGCACGGTGCTGGTACAGGAACACACCGAATACGCCGACGGCTGCATCACGCTGACGCACGATGTGGCCGACCGCGCCAATATCCGTTACCGTGGCGAAGAAATTGCCGCAGGCAGCCGCGTATTGAACAAAGGGCGCATTGTGCGCGAAGCCGATGTGTTGCTGTTGGCGGCATTGGGTTTGGGCGAAGTGTCGGTGTACCGCAAAATCAAAGTGGCGGTGCTGTCTACGGGCGATGAATTGTGCGAGGTCGGCACGCCTGCGCCCTCTGAAGGCTGTATTTACGACAGCAACCGCCCCATGCTGATGGCGCGTTTGGCGCAGTTTCCGATTGAAATTGTGGATTTAAAACAAGTTCCCGACAATTTGGAAGAGGTGCTGCACGTTTTGGACGATGCCGCACAAAACCACGATGCCGTGATTACTTCAGGCGGCGTATCGGTGGGCGATTACGATTATATGCGCGAAGCCGTGATTCGCTTGGGCGCGATTCATCATTACCAAGTGGCAATGAAACCCGGTAAGCCCTTTGTGTTCGGGCAGATGCTGCAAGCATGGTATTTCGGTTTGCCGGGCAATCCGATTTCGGGCTTTGTCGGCTTTGACGTGTTTTTAAAAAACGCGCTGTGGCAGCTTTGCGGCGCGGAAGAACTGCCCGAACCTTTACGTTTTACCGCCACTTTGGCCTGTGATGTGCGTAAAAGCGGCGGACGCACCGAATTTCAACGCGCCCTTATCCGCATGGACGAAGCAGGCAATTGGTTGGCAGAACCCTGCGGCGCACAGGATTCGCACCGCATCTACGGCATCAGCCGCGCCAATGCCTATATGATTCTGCCCGCCGACAGCCCGTCGCTGCCTGCAGGCAGCCACGTAACCGTACAGCCGTTTGACGGGGCGTTTTTATGA